ccgaatctcattctatcttatcatttctctcaatctcaacatgatctgacctatcatgacTCCTAACTGGCATGTTAATACTGGAGCTTTCGCACACATGACATTTAATCCTACTCATCTTGATTCCACCACGCCATATTCCGGTAATGAGTATGTTTTCTTTGCTAATATGAAACTTCTCGTATATCTCATATCGGCAAAACTACTATTGCTCCTAATATTTCTCTTCAAGATGTCATGGTTGTTCCTAAACTTACTAATGATAATCGTGCTTCTCATATGCCTGATTTGATACATTGTGATTTAAGGGGACCATCTCCCGTAACTTCTGATGATGGTTATCATTATTATGCAATTTTTGTGGACGATTACTTCCAATTTACTTGGTTCTATCTCATGAAATTGAAGTTTAATTTTTATGTTATATTTACCACATTTGTATCTCTTGTTCAAACGCAATTTTCATATAAACCCAAGACTTTCCAATCCGATGGTGGAACTGAATTTACAAACCATCAGGTTCGCAACTTAATCATGACAAATGGCAGGAACCATCGATTTTCATGTCCATATACCCCACAAAAAAACGTTCGTGTTGAATGAAAACACCGTCATATCACTGAAACTGGGCTAGCGAACATGTTTAATGCTCATGTCCAGGATACTTATTAGACACATGCCTTCAGCTCCGCTACTCATATTATAaatcgattacctacaaaacttcTGGCTCACAAGACGCCTAATGAATTATTATTTGCCATGCCGCCAAATTATGGAAACTTTTGAGTCTTTGGTTTTTGTGTTTACCCATATCATCGGGATTATTCCTCTCATAAACTAACTCCACGAAGTACCAAATGTGTCTTCATTGGCTACAGTTCCCAACATAAGGGCTATCAATGTCTCGTTCTTGCTACACAATGCATATACATTACACTCCATGCTCAATTTGATGAGACATTCTTTCCTTTTAAAATTCATACCACATATGTTCCACCCACCATGCTTCTTCTATCCACTTACTGTGATGATTCTTCCTTACTCAACTCATCATCAAATGCTCCTACATTCTCACAATATAATCCTAAAATCGCTCCTGCAACACCTACTGCTCCTTGTAATTCATGTCTTGATGATAATCTATCTACACCTTCACTTCAAAATAACTCTTCACCACCTATTCCCTCATCTCCTGTTCCAACTTCTAATCCCTCTTCGTCTGCGCCTGTTTCACATCACCCTATGATAACACGTTTGAAAGTTGGAACCTTCAAACCTTGCCACTTTGTTGACTTATCCCATGTTTTGAAATCTTCGTTTCATCACGCTCTCTTTACAACCACTACACCTAAAGGATTTAAATCGGCTGCTAAAGATCCTAAGTGGTTTGCTGCTATGTGTGATGAAATGAAGGCATTAGCTACTAATGCAACTTGGGATCTCGTTCCTTTGTCCAAAACAACATATATGGCTATAAATGGGTTCTTCGGACTAAGCTTCTTACGGATGGCTCGATTGATAAGTTTTAAAGCACGCTTGGTAGCCCAAGGTTTTACTCAAGTGTCGGGCATTGATTATTCATCTACTTTTAGCCCGATTGTTAAAGCATCTACAGTACGAATTATTTTATCGATTGTTATGTTAAACAAATGGCCGTAGCATCAACTTGAcataaaaatacatttttaaatGGTCATTTATCGCACACTATCTATATGGAGCAACCCCGGTTTTTGTGAATTTTCGATTTTCAAATCACGTTTGTGGATTAAAAAAGGCTTCTATGATTTAAAGCAAGCACCACGAGCTTGATTTCAACGTTTAAGTTCGTCTCTCGTCACTTTTGGGTTTATCTGCAGCCGCGCTGACACTTCACTCTTTGGTTTCAAAAAGGGTTCCAATGTTATCTACTTGCTCGTCTATGCTGACGATATTATACTCATGGGAATAATACTACTCTTCTTTGTTCTTTTTTCACGCAGCTCAACAAAGAATTTAAAGTTACTGATCTTGGTAAATTAACTTATTTTCTTGGGCTTGAAGTGTCATACTGCGAATCGGGtgctggtgattttagtgtcatccaacattCACTTTAGCTAattgcgatttacttgaatgcaaggGTTAGCTAGTTATACTTAACAACGAGTTCGAAGAGTATGAGTACACACCCGTAAGAGTTGACTACTAACTGTCGCGTAATTGCGGGGGTCAAGGGGGTTGCGCACCCTTTCATTTCCCAACTGTTTTATATACAGTTTTCATATCCGTTTTTTTGAACATTCTGCATTCATACAACACACAGAAACATCCACAAATTCTCTCTGACATATTGATTAATGATAAAACActtattgcgttcttgtcttattctTGTAAAGATTTCGTGAAACCAATGCAATCGTTGGGTCGAAATACTTAATAGAGAGTGAATACATCATTCAAGAATCAATCATGACAGACAACTCATACCCTATTTCTAACGTCGGGTATTTTTTTAGCCAATCCAAGTATGCTCATGATATCTTTACACGAGCTAAACTCTTTGATATCAAGCCGATTGCAACTCCTTCTAGCTAGGTTGTTATCATTCCCGTACTATATATATCATTTAATATACACATCCCTCAAATTGAGGTGTTTCATAAACATCATAATCCTCATCGATCTTCTAGCAAGAATTCGTGAACTGATTCAGTTTTTAACAGTTTATATAAACGGTTTGACGTTATATCAATAGTCAAACGTTTTAGTTCAGGAGAAGATTTCATACGTTAACTGAGTGAATTAAGAAAATTATTAAGCTTGGGATGCATCATTAAAATTATCTGAATGCTTATATTTGATTGATTTCATCATTTTACTTGTTTTTGATTTGGTTGACTTTTTTTAAAAAAGTCAACCTCCGATCGAGTTTGAGAATTAATCAAAAGTCAACCTCCGATCGAGTTTGAGAATTAATCAATGATATGAACTGATTTAGGATTCGTTGGATCAGGAATATCATTTAGATTGAATCATTCGGTTTAATTTCATAAGCTTTAAGCCTTAATTCAatgaaaatcaaataaaaaggtTTTACAGTTCGTGTCATGTCCTTGTTATTTTTGGATGATTTAGTATGTATAGATGAATGAATTGTTGGAGTGTGAagactgaagaatttatatatcaaatacatcTTGTGctattttccttttttttttttttttaatgacgaAAAAACGAAAACTCATATAGAAAATTCTGTCAACAAGGACTCGGGAAATAAATTAGCTAAGACCATTCCCATCGGTACGTTATAGAGGGGGTCATCAAACCCGTCACCTGAGGGCGCCGATGGCAATGGTGCCGCCCTCCTCCGCCCTCGTCACCATCGCCCTGAAAATTTTCACGGATAAGCATATTCCAGGACGAATTGTGTTGGTGTTTTGTGGGCCTTTTGATTTTTTCTAATtaatttctattttatttttaactATATGAGCTGTGAAATACTCCATAACAATGGAAGGAGGAGATAGAGGAAGATAatggattttatttatttatttattttatgtggGACCCACTAAAATTGAGAGGCTatggtgctgtttgttttttaagatgtttttgtctgaagatctgcggaccacgtctgtaaagaagatgtggcTTAAAGGTCTGTAGGCTGAAcattgaagactgtttgtttttatgtctgctaaAATTTTACTGTATAAAAAATCACAAATAATTTTCAGTTTTTATCGAAAAGATGTTGAATTAAAAAGTATTCTAATAACTTTTTAACAagagtaatattttttttaaaagctaaaGTTTCATTCCAATATTACATTACCGATAACTGTGTGAAATAAAGATACAAAACCAACATTACATTACTAATAACCCAAATGACTAGTCAAAACAAAAATCAAAAACTAAACTTTGTGCTCATATGAACACTGATCACGAGAACAACTTCACCAAATCAACAATTGCTCCAATCTTCAAAACTCGCTGCAATTTTGTTGTTTCATGAGGCCAACCACAAGTGAGATAGAATCTTTAATAAGAACCAAAAGCTGATTTTCCTTCATGTACTAATTTATTTCTCCATTTATGATTTCTAGTTTCCACAACCCCTTTTCATTTATTATAACTAAAACAAAAAATTGTAATGCGTATATAAATTGTATAACTCATCTTTGGGGTTTTCTTTTTTACCTTTGTTTCATCTTTAGGTTTTCTCAAGGGTTTTTGAGATCAAACAAATGGAAAATTTTGAGATGCAAAAGAATTTATCAAAGCAAAAAATAACCCCTAAATAAATGGAAAGaagttgtgtaaaaaaaaaaatatatatatatatataccgagttACTGCTGCCGGAGGTGCCGCCGCTGCTGGAGGTGCCGCCGCCGGAAGTGGTGTCGCCGGAAGTGGTGACGGCGATGGAGGTGAGTTGATGGGTGGGTGGAGAAGGATTGAAAGAGAAAGGGAAAGGTTGGAGAAGAGAAGTGTTAAAATGTCTTCTAATTTATGAAGCTATGTTTTAGAGCTTCCAACTTACAGACATTTGAATCACTTATTTTGTCTTATGTCTTcaaaaaaacaaacagtcttcaaaAGAAATGTCTACCCGCCCGCAGACATAAGACCTAATAAGGTCTTCAATGAAAAAAACAAACACCACCTTAGGATTTAAGACCTAATACTGGATTTACAGAGtactttaatattttaatttaatcaTTAATTAAATTTATTTGATATTTATTTAATTTGAATATTCAATCtaggatttaataataataataataataataataataataataataataataataataataataataataataataataataataataataaaatttgagaaagtatgtcatggttggcaatggtgtgttatgggagtgttatgggaggaagtggtgagaaaGGAAGAGAGAAAAAACTGATGTGGCGCTGAGGAAATGACCATGACGGCGTCATGGTTGAGTCTCGTCTTAGAGGTTCATAAAAGATAAAACAATATGGGCCCATCTGTTTTTAACCGGTGCAAAATGAAGTCCACATATATACGGAGTTTTTACAAAGAGATATGCTTTGCATACAAAATATTTACAAAAATTCTGTTACAAAATATACTCTTTATGTATATTTGTATTTAGAAACAACATTGTTCCTAAACTTTTGTTGAAGTCGATAGATAGACGTAGAAAAACCTTTGCTTGTACGTATACGATGAATCATTATACAATTCGATCGTGTGGTTTTCAAATTTAAATTTGTgtaattattattacatttattaaagAAAGTTATAATGTACAAATGACAGATCAATTGATACTAATCGGAAACCCTATTCCATGACGTTGTGTCGGAAAAACAACAAACAACATACTAAAAACGACTCCAACTCCAACCGGGAGGGTCGTAAGAAGCTCTTTCGTTTCATCCGAAGGCGATGGATAAAAGCAATTCACAATATTTTGATCAAACAGAGCAACGGCTGCGAAAACCATGAGTGACATGAAAGCATGCATGAAATCCATGAATTTTAGTTTGTACTTTGATGCAAGTTCTTGTGGTAAACTTGTAGTCCCATCGATGACCCATAACCCATTTTTTGTTGCAAACCCGTAACATAGGTTCCCCTGTTCATCCACAAAACTATCGGTAAAGTTTAACAGAACGCACGAAAGACCACAAAGAGTGACTAGTGAAGCGCTCATTCCTCGGCTCACAGGGTCACATTGGCCTTGGTTAGTGAAAATAGGTGATAAAAGTTGAAAAGCAAGAACCGAACCGGTGGGCAAAAGATTGGCTAAGTGAGCCGTGCTTTCGAATGTTTGGCTCATTGCTTTTTGTATCAAGGTTTTCTCAATCGGTTCGGGAAGAAGTGTTTTGTCGAGGAGAGGAGCTTCTTCGTCTTGGATGTTTTGATCTAATGTTTCATTTTCGACGTTAACTTCCATATTTACTTTTGCTCTTTCTTTTAACAGCAAAAACTAGCGAGAAACTGGAAATAAGAATTATAGAAAATGACTTTTATAGTATGTATTATTGATCATTGAATTGTTGTATTTATAGCTAGATGAAGAGATAGTGATAAGATTAAGGTGTTGAGTAGGATAGAAGGGAAATGAAGTTGCTAAAGATTGTTTTATGATCCATCAATGGCTTGCAAGAAACCGAAACAAAAACTTAAAGTGGATGGTAGTTTTGTTTTAAAGCTAGTTTGTTAAGCAGTTATAAAAAGTTAAATAAATGGGTAGTCCCTTTTTTAATGTACAATATTAAATTCATGAAGCAATCTTGTGACGTTAGCTATTTTATTGTTTGTGAAAACGGGTATTATTTTAGTTATTTGTAACAAGTGATAAATTAGTGTTATTTTTTAAGTGATCAACTTCACTCGTATTAAGTGATCAACTTGACTCGTACATATAAGTCGTAGGAAAATTTACGAGCAAATTTAAAggcttaatacaaaataaaggaaaATAGTCTCTTACTAAATTAGAACTTTCAGTTAAGAATATATATGATTTGACATATTTATTCATAGGATGGAAAAGAAAACATAATTTTTGCTCAAGTTTTTAAATTCATTTTTTTGAACATCACAATTTTTTTAAAATTTGAAGGTCTATTTATAAATGTTACAAACAGTAAACGTTTTCAGAAATCAACTTTACGTATCTATTCAACCAGAAAAAAATTTGGCGGGATGGTACAGATTAAGAAGACTTTATAAACCAAGTACggtcaaattttttttaaaaaaaaaaaaaaaaaaaaaaccgtatgCCCGAATCTCCTAGATCCGGGACCCTTAGGTAGCACCAAAAAGTGTCAATTCTTGCCGAGCTGTCAAGTGGATGTCTGGAAGATTTGACATAAAGGGGTCCCCGGATATGGGAGATCTAGTTTAGGGTTAGGCCTAGGCTTAGGCACTTCCGGTTTGGGTACTTTTTGCCCAGTCATCACAGGTCACCAAATGATTTGTGCCACGTAAAGGGTCTAGATATGAGATCCAGGTATaccgtttttaataataaaattattttgaCCGTACTCGGTTTACAGAGACTTCTTGAATCTGTACTATCACGCCTAGGGATGgaatgggcgagaaaaaacccgtgacccgcgggtacccgatccgtgatgggcgggtaaaatcatcAAATCCTACCCGCGGGTACGGGTACGGGTAAAAAATTATACCCGCTGACGGgtcgcgggcgggtcgcgggtacatACTACCCGTCGTGGAGATTTTTCTCTAATAAGGATGCGCTTTGGGTAAAGGTTATCTCTGCCATTCATGGGTTACACAAAGGTAATTCAATGCCATGTATGCCTAATGCTTCCGGCTCATGGTCTGCTATTCATTCTGTTGTTTCAAAATTACACCATGATAATGTTCTGCCTCAGGAAAGTTTGCGCATCAAGGTAGGAAATGGGTTACATACGGATTTTTGGCATGACCCTTGGATTGGTCATGACTCTTTAGCTATCCGCTTTCCTCGATCTTTCGCTTTGGATACTGTCAAATTAGGTTCTGTTGCTTCGCATTTTTCTGATTCTGGATGGTCCTGGTTATGGCGTCGTGAGCACAGAAGTGGGGCCGAGCAATTGCAGCATGCTCAGCTTCTTTTTCTTCTCGATTCTGTTTCGTTTTCAGGTGAGCCGGATCGTTGGTGGTGGGATAAATCTAATGATGGTGTTTTTTATACGCACTCTGCTAGAAAAATTATTGATTCTTCTTATCATGCCTCCTTTTCGTTTAAAACTGTTTGGTGTAATTATGTTCCGATCAAAGTTAATATCTTTATTTGGCGGCTAAAACTTCACAGACTTGCTACTCTTCGGAACTTGGAAGCTAAAGGTTTAACCTTTGATAATTCGTGTTGTGGTTTATGCGACGTTTCGGAAGAATCTCATAGTCATCTGTTTGTTAGATGTGATACATCCTACCAGATTTGGTGTAAGGTAGGACGTTGGCTTGGTATTTCTATTCCGATATGGGATTCAGTTGACGAAGTGTGGAGTTGGATAGATTCTTTTTCTAATCATCGAAAGAAGAAACTCATAATTATGATTAATGTTTTCTCGACTTTTTGGAACATTTGGTCGCTTCGCAATGACATTATTTTCAAAGATCATAAGCAATGGAAATCTCATGTGTTTGACAACATTGTTTCTTCTGGTTTCTCTTGGTTGTTTTCGAGACTTCACAAACCCAAGATAAATTGGACGGATTGGTTGAAAGATCCTTTAAATTCTATGtaattttttcgttttttttttctttggtTTTTTGCTTTGTTTTTCTTCTAGCTTCTCGCTAGTTTTTTTAATATATTGTGGCCATTCGAAAAAAAACATACTACCCGTCGTGAGTAAAACCCGATCCGCTAATTTATGGGACTTTTTTTAATTTACCCGCGAGCTTATACATACAATTGTCAAATTTTAAAATGATTTTACTTGTAAtgcaataatgattaaaaatataatattacatataagtaaaaaAACTTGATTTTCACGTCATTTTATGCATGTAGCTTgtacatatagttcataattaataaaattatctaACTTTACTAAAAAAAATTAAcgaagttgtatattattattatccgCGGGTTTACCCGCGGGTCATGGGTATCCGCGGATCACGGGCATGGGCGAAGTATTTTTACCCGCCACGGGTCTCAACGAGAAGAAAAACAACCCcatgggcgggtcgcgggtatatagaacctgtgcccgttacccgcgggcgccatccctaATCCCGCCAAATTCTTCCCCGACTAGAACCCAATACATACACGTTTTAACCTGACCCGTTTACCTAACGACCCATATTCACACCTCTAGATAAGACCCTGTAAAGTATAAAAAGTGAACATTCATATAAGTGATATAACATTATACATCTATTgaaagatatatttatatatatggaaTTTCATCAATGATAACTAACCAACCATattgatccacaatttcaactcaaAAGTTCTGttttatattaaataaaaagtGGTCAGATAGCAGCAATAAAGGTTGTTTCGAAAACATTATTAACCTACTAGCAAAACAGATGAAGTGACCCTAATTTCGTCTAGGAGATCGAATTTATTTGTTATCAAGATTAAATGACTGCAGATTCAATAGAAGTTCATCTGAATTCAACAGCACCTTGTTTTGTGATTTCCCAATTGTTTGCGCAATGTCCCTTGCAGCTTCGATTTTTCTAAGAGCGATAAACGACTTGTTGTTTGCAATAGCGTCACCAATCAGCTGAGCACTCTTAGCTTCACCCTGGTATTTTAACCATGCAAACACACATGTCAAATCAGAATATCAAATAAAACCAATTTGTTGCAGATGATATTTTACACATAAATATCTTCACATTTAACTAATCCAACTCATTCGAAATGTTCCATTTTTAGAAAAgataaaaaatgattttttttaaaggAAGTTGTTGGCATtagaatactctcatttgccacgcacgcacgcgctttcggGCGGAAGTTTTAAGGGGCAGGCGGGTCGGACCTGGGTCttgaatacgggtcggtaaaacctcccCGGGACAATCCGCCTTTTAGGAATTAAATCCCACGGATATTTTTAAAGGGAGGGACTAGAACTTAAGACCTCCCCACCCACATCCCAATACACATGTGTAAAGGGGTGAACGACTGGACCACTAGGGTGGGTTCAAAAAAAGAATTTATACCTGTGCTCGTATAATGGCACTTCGTTTGTCTTGTTCAGCTTTCTCCACAACAAATTTGGCTCGTTCGGCTTCTTGTGCTGCAACTTGCTTTGCTTCAATTGCATGTGTGAACTCTTTACCGAAGGTTAGAGCTGTTATTGCCACGTCATCAAGGCTAATGTTAAAGGATGCAGCTCTCGAGATCAGGAGTCTTCTTATTTCACGGCTAACGTTCTGAACATCAAGTTCGGTTACCATTACAATTCAATCAATGAAAGATGACAGAGCAATTGACAAGTCTATTGTAATTGAAGTGTCAAAACTGTAACTAACTCTTTCTGtccattttttatttattaataagatcAATTTGTGTGTGGGTCTGTTAGATGTTAACAACAGAAAATTAGCTGTAACAAGACAAAGTTACACTGTTGGTCCCTGAACTTTGTTCGAAATTGCACATTAGGGACTAAAGTCTATTTTTGACTTCAATGACCCTGAAGTTTGCACGTGTTACCCGGTTGGTCCCCAACACTAACAACCATTAGTCAAATTCCGTTAAGTGACCCATGTGCGACACACATGAGG
This genomic stretch from Rutidosis leptorrhynchoides isolate AG116_Rl617_1_P2 chromosome 11, CSIRO_AGI_Rlap_v1, whole genome shotgun sequence harbors:
- the LOC139877935 gene encoding protein DMP6-like, with the translated sequence MEVNVENETLDQNIQDEEAPLLDKTLLPEPIEKTLIQKAMSQTFESTAHLANLLPTGSVLAFQLLSPIFTNQGQCDPVSRGMSASLVTLCGLSCVLLNFTDSFVDEQGNLCYGFATKNGLWVIDGTTSLPQELASKYKLKFMDFMHAFMSLMVFAAVALFDQNIVNCFYPSPSDETKELLTTLPVGVGVVFSMLFVVFPTQRHGIGFPISIN
- the LOC139874889 gene encoding uncharacterized protein, with the protein product MPCMPNASGSWSAIHSVVSKLHHDNVLPQESLRIKVGNGLHTDFWHDPWIGHDSLAIRFPRSFALDTVKLGSVASHFSDSGWSWLWRREHRSGAEQLQHAQLLFLLDSVSFSGEPDRWWWDKSNDGVFYTHSARKIIDSSYHASFSFKTVWCNYVPIKVNIFIWRLKLHRLATLRNLEAKGLTFDNSCCGLCDVSEESHSHLFVRCDTSYQIWCKVGRWLGISIPIWDSVDEVWSWIDSFSNHRKKKLIIMINVFSTFWNIWSLRNDIIFKDHKQWKSHVFDNIVSSGFSWLFSRLHKPKINWTDWLKDPLNSM